CAGCGGGTGACCTTACATCACTGGGCGTCATGTTATTATTCTCACTTTGATGGCCAAATCCGTTGTCGATATGCACGGGGAATAATTGAGAGTTTGTCATCTTTAGCCtcaaatcaaagatacttcaaagagcaagtgtaaaattgtGTGTTTTACAGAGATTTGTACTAAATaactactattatccttagccccacggtgggcaccacaCTGTTAACCTGGAAAATGGGTAGCAATTGGATTTGTACGTGATTTTAAGGGTATATGATATATCTTggtacaaattgagaaaatataaaTACACGTATCGAAGTTAGCTGTAAATGAAATAAATGCAAATcgaatgaatcaattagccttgACCCTCAAATTTGGTTACCCTCAAACTAAGTGGGGAGTGAACTGATATAAGGACAAAATGATTGAATATTGAAAACCAGAAGAAAGACAGTATATTGCTTATATTGCATGAGTGAGTTCTaatacaaatgatcagaccccctttatatagtagggaagtcctATTATTAATATAATTTCTAAATACAATAAGGAATCCCataatagattaattaattggcctctccttgatatgcgccaggatttctgccgagattctctcccaaTTGTGGATATTCCGGCTTTCTGTTTTTTGGCTCGATGAGCTtttctcgatcttgatcggtctctattttgctcgatctcgatcttgatcggtttCTGGGTCACGAACTCGGCCACCTAATTTCGCATCATGACTCGATATTATACGAGGTTGAACTTTGCACTATTATGTTCTACTCTCGATAAGTCACATAAAATGCAGGTTCGATATTGACGGTATACAAAACTAGCTAAGCATCAAAGTAATTGTACCAACAAAAAACGAAAGCATCAAAGTAACTGAGCATTTCTGAACTGAAAGAATAGATTttgaaatttatatatatatatatataacttcagAGCGTTAAGTTCTACTAAACTCCCTAACTCATTGTTGAATATGCCACTGTCTATTGCCAAGTGACACTTTCCTCCTATTATTATTGCAGCATCGCTACTGTTAATTTATTAATAAGCTCTAATTCAGGATTCTTTACAtaattttactttattttcttaTCGCCAATATGTTCAGaaaaagaagcagaaaatgaAAAGCAATGGTGATGGatagtggcggagccaccttataggaCGGGTGTCAAATGACACCCCTTCGCGAAAAAAATATACGGTGTAGgtaggtaaaaaaataaattatatgtatatatatattatgtattgactccccttaatttcctagtatgtttacttttatatattttgacatccCTTAACCAAAATTTTGGCTCCGCCACTGGTGATTGAATGATGCTATGTTtgttaggggtgtacataggtcgggttggttcgaatttttcaattacctgtcacgacccaaaatcctaacctgtcgtgatggtgcatatactaggaaagccgacattACGAAATAATCCCAACACTTTTACTAGAAAATGAATTTAAGCagttttaaataataaaaattctcATAAACAAGGAGAGAAACCCAAAACTCAACGCGAAATttccaactatcggggtgtcacagagtacatgagcatctatacatcataaGTCTGGagaacacggtctataatagtctgagactaaatacaataaataagaaaatagagaaggagagacaaggtctgcgaaataccgGCAGCTACCTCGGACTTAACCTGTTGCCTTGCACACGGAGGAGAAACCcatgaagaacaaaataaaagtaaaaaaaaatataaaataaattcctaaattagcactacaaactagtTCAaaaactattgattgccaatcctctgcaacggcgccaaaatttgacgagcgcaaaacacacacttaaattgtgctcgctagtcaaacatagtatagtataatatcgtatccataagGATTTGAGTTGAACAGTATTATCGTAATTTATAGCTAGAttgttatccaagatgatcaacacttTAGATTTATGtggttaatactaaaattaattaagaatctagagctaattgactaataAAAATCGAAGCAAGGACTAAACAAAGGAAGATATCAATTGGagaaaatagagttttgataggataggtgcaagataattgtttggtatttaactctagataattcacttctaatgttcaagtgagtctctcaaatttacttaattatcagtacaattgtttagtagaatttcctctctcgattaagtctcaacctcacaatatgaaccaatttaagctctgtgaagatatgcaagaatgcgtaatagattggtctttaggaaaaccttttTAGATTATTCtgctaactagatttaatcaatgattcaactagcccctttcgattacttagaagaatctatgaactcaaccgacaatataatgcaaagatattacaagttatgcctctttcgactacaagaacaagtgaatatagatgcaacaattaaatcttccaaaatgattcaaatacataaaaatatagttataatccataaacaatcatcaatacaccaaatccatcaaaacccaataGGTTCTACTCCacagacatggagaagttcttcacaaatgtaaataaagtataggaaaatataaattcaatccaaacccggatcttgagtgaggaaggaatgatgaaatccatgtgcttgtattcttccaactcctccttagcctcattAGGTCGAAATCTGTCCAAAAGTCCTAAAAATGGTATTTTCCCGTGTATTTAAGCAATCTCCCAACAATCCCCAGACGAAACTACCTTTTTTTAGTGGAATTGGGAAGTCACTCTAATATTTTTGGGCTACCGCGCCGCATGTCATGCCGCCCCATGCGACGCGCTTGTGGAAAATTCCAACACACTTTGCAAAATACAATCTGGCCACAATTTGCACTAGCGTGTCGCATAGTGCGTCGCCTTAGTGCAAATTTCTCAGAATACAGATTTTGCTtcgattttgacatccagacttggtcctcgtcccccgaacacgatcctggcttaatcccttgggcttttactcagacttcaaagctcaaaatcacacgaattagctccataacatctacatcactcggaatcactcctacaaggcataaaactcacaataagtgcaaaacactagcgattgaaGCTCAAAcgcaattaaagtgcagtaaattagagtgaaataagcgactaaaatatgtaattatagACTACCATcaataactcttctgtctagactgcgtcgtgcgaaaccgctcctgaatcaatttaaccttatccaaagcatcctgaactaagtcagtacccaataccctagcctcacctggctccaaccaacccaccggagatctacaccgtctcccatacaaagcctcaaacggatccatctgaatgctctattgatagctgttgttgtaggaaaactctgcgaatggcagaaactgatcccaagaacccccaaaatcaatgacacaagcgcgtagcatatcctccaatatgtgaatagtgcgctcggactgtccgtctgtctgagggtgaaatgttgtactcaactgaacttgcATACCTAATTCTCTccgcactgctctccaaaaacaTGATGTAAACTGCGCGCCCCGACAGTGTAAGCAAACAAACTCACGgatataaatttcagccaaccgctccgaagaataagtagtaccaactagaataaaatgcacggacttggtcaaccgatctacaatcacccaaacaacatcaaacttcctcaaagtcagtgggagtccaactacgaagtccatagtgatacgctcccacttccacttcggaatttctaacctctaaagtaatccacccagtctctaatgctcatactttacctgctgacagttgagccaccgagctacaaaccccattatatccttcttcattctactccaccaataatgttgcctcaagccctgatacatcttcgcgacacctgtatgaatggaatatcgcgaactgtgggccttctcaagaatcaactcacgcagcccatccacattaggcacacaaatccgaccctacatcctcaataccCCCATCATCCTGACTAGTAACATCTCTGACATCACCGTGCTGAAATATGTccataaggacaagcaaatggggatcatcatattagcgctctctgatacgatcatataaagaagaccgagaaaccacacaagataGAACCGACTGGGCtacgaaatatctaatctcatgaactagttggccaaggactgaacatcAATGGCAAGAGGCctttcaccaacaggaatgaatgcaaggctacccatactcaccgcctttctactcaagacatcggccactacattggccttctcgggatgatacagaatagtaatatcataatcctttagcagttccaaccatctccgctgcctcaaatttagatccttctatttgaataagtgttgaagactccgatgatttgtaaatacctcgcaagacacaccgtaaagatagtgcctccaaatctttaatgcatgaacaatagctgccaactctaaatcatgaacagggtagttcttttcatgtggcttcaactgacgcgaagcataagcaatcactctaccctcctgcatcaaaacacatctAATACCGATCCGATAAGCATcataatacattgtataagaaccAGCAGCTGAAGGCAAaattagaactggagttgtggtcaagatagtcttgagcttctgaaagctctcttcacactcctccgaccacctgaatggagcaactttctgggtcaattttgtcaaaggcgatgcaatagacgagaaaccctccacgaagcgacgataataaccggccaagccaagaaaactccgaatctcagtagctgaagatggcctgggccaactctgagctgcctctatcttcttcggatacaccttaattccttcactggacattaTGTGTCCCAataatgccaccgaactaagccagaactcacacttagagaatttggcataaagtctctcctctctcagcctcggtaatacaatacccaagtgttgtgcatgttcctcctggctacgtgagtacaccaggatatcatcaataaatagtGCGATAAATGAATCAtgatatggttggaatacactattcatcaagtgcataaatgttgttggggcgttggtcagcccaaaagacatcacgagaaattcatagtgaccataacaggtcctgaatgtcgtctttattagaatatccgaatcctgaattttcaactcgtgatacccggatctcaaatcaattttgaagaATACCCTCGCTCTTTGAAGCTTGTCAAATACATCATTAATACAAGGCAaatgatacttattcttgattgtaactttgttcaactgcctgtagtcgatgtacattcgcatagtaccatctttctttatCACAAACAGatctggtgcaccccaaggcgacacactaggcttaataaaccccttatcaagaagttcctgaagttgctctttcaattctttcaactcaactggAGCCATAAGATACGGAGGAATATAAATGGGTTGTGTGCCCAacactaagtcaataccaaaatcaatatccctgtcgggtggcacacctggcaggtctgcaggaaatacatccggaaagtctggCACTACCGGTACAGAACCAATAATAGGAGTGTCttcatcaacatctctcacaaaggccaaatatgacaaacaccccttctcaaccataagttgggccttcaaataagaaattaccctgctgggaacataatctagagaacctcttcattcgaccttcggcaaccccagtatcgccaacgtcacgttttttgcgtgacagtccagaaaagcatgacatggagacaaccaatccatacccaagattacatcgaaatcaactatactaagcaataagagatcaactctagtatccagtcccccaatagttaccacacacgaccgatatacatggtccacaataatagtatcgtccACCAGCGTAGATAtacgaacatgtgaaactaaggactcacggggcatatctagataatgagtaaagtacgatgatacatacaaataagtgaaaccagggtcaaataatatagaagcttccctgttgcacactgagacaatacatgtgatcactgcatctgaagcaacggcatctggcctggtaggaaaagcatagaatcgggcctgactgccacctgatcaGCATTCCCCTCTTGGGCAATCCCTAGATgattgagccccaccccgagctagctggacggatggtgtaactgctggtgctggtgctatCGGCCAAGAACTCTACTATGGAGCCCcgctcaacaacctagggcaatcactcttgatatgaccaaagtccccgcactcaaaacaacccctcctctgacggaactgctgcttcTGATAACCCGAGAAATTACCTTATAAGCCTAAGAGGatgaggcatggtgagaactctgtgctggtagtgcactgaatgaagactggcctgagtgagcactataagaaccgtggctagctgatgcaccacggtgaGTTGGACGAGTCgtttgagcgggcctataagtACCACCCCAgttgtggtaggactgcccccCGGAAGGTACACCACCGAAACTGctcgaacctcgaggcctcttggcctccctctcatcgcgctcctggctacggaccatatctatctgccgagcaatgtcaaccacctcatcaaaagtggcaccagataccctctccctagtcataagcaactgcAGCGGATACGTGAGACCGtcaatgaacctcatgatcctctccttatcagtggga
This region of Nicotiana tomentosiformis chromosome 4, ASM39032v3, whole genome shotgun sequence genomic DNA includes:
- the LOC138910373 gene encoding uncharacterized protein, translated to MRFSELARHAIWLVPTDKERIMRFIDGLTYPLQLLMTRERVSGATFDEVVDIARQIDMVRSQERDEREAKRPRGSSSFGGVPSGGQSYHNWGGTYRPAQTTRPTHRGASASHGSYSAHSGQSSFSALPAQSSHHASSS